One segment of Streptomyces sp. NBC_00576 DNA contains the following:
- a CDS encoding cysteine hydrolase, with product MPSYEQLSELLDPATTVLLTVECQQGVVGPDSALPELAEEARSSGALAQVARLVAAAHETGVQVIHAIAERRSDGRGANHNARLFRAAERLPVQQLSGTTAVRVAPPIEVADEDFVVRRLHGLSPIQGTDVDALLRNLGCRTLIVTGVSANVAIPNAVFDAVNRGYTVVVPGDAIAGVPSDYTPAMIRNTLALVATVATTDEVLACLKRPRRAGRGWE from the coding sequence ATGCCGTCGTACGAACAGCTCAGCGAACTCCTCGACCCCGCGACTACGGTCCTGCTCACCGTCGAGTGCCAGCAGGGCGTCGTCGGACCGGACAGCGCCCTGCCCGAACTCGCCGAGGAAGCGCGGTCGTCAGGGGCGCTCGCCCAGGTCGCGAGGTTGGTCGCCGCCGCTCACGAGACCGGCGTCCAGGTGATCCACGCCATCGCCGAACGCCGTTCGGACGGCCGGGGTGCGAACCACAACGCACGCCTGTTCCGCGCCGCCGAACGGCTTCCCGTCCAGCAGCTCTCGGGCACCACCGCGGTGCGTGTCGCACCGCCGATCGAGGTCGCCGACGAGGACTTCGTCGTACGGCGGCTGCACGGCCTGTCGCCGATCCAGGGCACCGACGTCGACGCCCTGCTGCGCAACCTGGGTTGCCGCACGCTGATCGTGACCGGGGTCTCGGCCAACGTCGCGATTCCCAACGCCGTGTTCGACGCCGTGAACCGTGGATACACCGTCGTCGTGCCCGGGGACGCCATCGCGGGGGTGCCCTCCGACTACACCCCCGCGATGATCCGCAACACCCTTGCGCTGGTCGCCACGGTCGCGACCACCGACGAGGTGCTGGCCTGCCTCAAGCGGCCTCGCCGCGCCGGGCGAGGGTGGGAGTGA
- a CDS encoding Rieske (2Fe-2S) protein, which yields MSSASLQPVSGPARRTVMAAAGAAGLSVALTACGSEDDSSDSATEQGAAAGTALAKTSDIPEGGGKIFADQGVVVTQPTAGTYKAFSSKCTHAGCAVTGITNGVITCPCHNSEFSVADGSVKKGPATKALAAESIKVSEGSITLA from the coding sequence ATGAGCAGCGCCTCGCTTCAGCCCGTATCGGGACCGGCTCGTCGTACGGTCATGGCGGCGGCCGGCGCGGCGGGGCTCTCCGTCGCGCTGACCGCGTGCGGGTCGGAGGACGACTCGTCGGACTCCGCCACCGAACAGGGCGCCGCTGCCGGCACCGCCCTCGCGAAGACCTCCGACATCCCGGAGGGCGGCGGCAAGATATTCGCGGACCAGGGTGTGGTGGTCACGCAGCCGACGGCGGGCACCTACAAGGCGTTCTCGTCGAAGTGCACGCACGCGGGCTGTGCGGTGACCGGCATCACCAACGGCGTGATCACCTGTCCGTGCCACAACAGCGAGTTCTCGGTCGCGGACGGCAGCGTGAAGAAGGGCCCGGCGACCAAGGCGCTGGCCGCCGAGTCGATCAAGGTGTCCGAGGGCTCCATCACGCTCGCCTGA
- the fabG gene encoding 3-oxoacyl-ACP reductase FabG yields MSTTEQRVAVVTGGARGIGAATAVRLAAEGRAVAVIDLDEAACKDTVEKITAAGGKAIAVGCDVSDEAQVAAAVTRIAEELGGPTILVNNAGVLRDNLLFKMSVSDWDTVMNVHLRGAFLMSRACQKYMVDAKFGRIVNLSSSSAQGNRGQVNYSAAKAGLQGFTKTLALELGKFGVTANAVAPGFIATDMTAATAERVGMGFEDFKAAAATQIPVQRVGNPDDISNAIAFFTGEAAGFVSGQVLYVAGGPLD; encoded by the coding sequence ATGTCCACCACAGAGCAGCGGGTCGCCGTGGTCACCGGCGGTGCGCGCGGCATCGGCGCCGCGACCGCCGTACGACTGGCGGCGGAGGGCCGCGCCGTCGCGGTGATCGACCTCGACGAGGCCGCCTGCAAGGACACCGTGGAGAAGATCACCGCCGCCGGTGGCAAGGCGATCGCCGTCGGCTGCGACGTCTCCGACGAGGCTCAGGTCGCGGCCGCGGTCACGCGTATCGCCGAGGAGCTGGGCGGACCCACGATCCTCGTCAACAACGCGGGCGTCCTGCGCGACAACCTGCTCTTCAAGATGAGCGTGTCCGACTGGGACACGGTCATGAACGTGCACCTGCGCGGCGCCTTCCTGATGTCGAGGGCCTGTCAGAAGTACATGGTGGACGCCAAGTTCGGCCGGATCGTCAACCTGTCCTCGTCCTCCGCCCAGGGCAATCGCGGCCAGGTCAACTACTCCGCGGCCAAGGCCGGTCTCCAGGGCTTCACCAAGACCCTCGCCCTCGAACTCGGCAAGTTCGGCGTCACCGCGAACGCTGTCGCCCCCGGCTTCATCGCCACCGACATGACCGCCGCCACCGCCGAACGCGTCGGCATGGGCTTCGAGGACTTCAAGGCCGCAGCCGCGACCCAGATCCCCGTGCAGCGCGTAGGCAACCCGGACGACATCTCCAACGCGATCGCCTTCTTCACGGGCGAGGCCGCCGGATTCGTCTCCGGCCAGGTGCTGTACGTCGCCGGCGGACCGCTCGACTAG
- a CDS encoding pyridoxamine 5'-phosphate oxidase family protein, giving the protein MTATQRRGRKIMMTPGELDEFLTTQRTCRVATVSAEGAPHVSTLWFAWDGTSMWLYSVVRSKRWTDLRRDPRVAIVVDTGEEYDDLRGVELSGAVEFVGESPRTGELRAELDVPETLFARKNFRLDEMPHDGRHAWIRLTPEKIVSWDFSKLPAQ; this is encoded by the coding sequence ATGACCGCCACTCAGCGCCGCGGCCGGAAGATCATGATGACGCCGGGCGAGCTGGACGAGTTCCTGACGACCCAGCGCACCTGCCGGGTCGCGACCGTGTCGGCCGAGGGCGCTCCGCATGTGAGCACGCTGTGGTTCGCCTGGGACGGCACCTCGATGTGGCTGTACTCGGTGGTCCGCAGCAAGCGCTGGACCGACCTGCGCCGCGACCCGCGGGTCGCGATCGTCGTCGACACGGGCGAGGAGTACGACGACCTGCGCGGCGTCGAACTGTCCGGCGCCGTCGAGTTCGTCGGCGAGTCCCCGCGCACCGGGGAACTGCGCGCCGAACTGGATGTCCCGGAAACGCTGTTCGCCCGCAAGAACTTCCGCCTGGACGAGATGCCCCACGACGGCAGACACGCATGGATACGCCTCACCCCGGAAAAGATCGTCTCCTGGGACTTCAGCAAGCTCCCGGCACAGTGA
- a CDS encoding HipA family kinase — protein sequence MLKEVTATRYITPLREGGSLPGLVEADDLGTYVMKFTGAGQGRKTLVAEVVCGGLARRLGLRVPGLVTVALDPVLGLGEPDQEVQGLLRSSGGTNLGMDFLSGAVGFDPLAFEVSAEEAGRVVWFDALVNNVDRSWRNPNLLMWHGDLWLIDHGATMIWHHHWPGARTSAAKPYDVSEHALAPFGPDIASAAAELAPLVTEELLAEVTAEIPDAWLADEPGFDSPDALRRAYAEPLLARAAVIHERVKGIQGIEGEK from the coding sequence ATGCTCAAGGAAGTCACCGCGACCCGCTACATCACGCCCCTGCGTGAGGGCGGTTCGCTGCCGGGGCTCGTCGAGGCCGACGATCTCGGGACGTATGTCATGAAGTTCACCGGCGCGGGACAGGGCCGTAAGACGCTTGTCGCCGAGGTCGTCTGCGGTGGACTGGCCCGGCGGCTGGGGCTGCGGGTGCCGGGGCTGGTGACGGTCGCCCTCGACCCGGTGCTGGGCCTCGGCGAGCCCGACCAGGAAGTGCAGGGGCTGCTCAGGTCCAGCGGCGGCACCAACCTCGGTATGGACTTCCTGTCGGGGGCGGTCGGCTTCGACCCCCTTGCCTTCGAGGTGAGCGCCGAGGAGGCCGGGCGGGTGGTGTGGTTCGACGCGCTCGTCAACAACGTCGACCGGTCCTGGCGCAACCCCAACCTGCTGATGTGGCACGGAGACCTGTGGCTCATCGACCACGGCGCGACGATGATCTGGCACCACCACTGGCCCGGCGCCCGGACCTCCGCCGCCAAGCCGTACGACGTCTCCGAGCACGCGCTCGCGCCGTTCGGCCCGGACATCGCCTCGGCCGCCGCCGAACTGGCGCCGCTGGTCACCGAGGAGCTGCTCGCCGAGGTCACCGCCGAGATCCCCGACGCGTGGCTCGCGGACGAACCAGGCTTCGACTCGCCGGACGCGCTCCGGCGGGCCTACGCGGAGCCGCTCCTCGCGCGCGCCGCGGTCATCCACGAGCGCGTCAAGGGCATCCAGGGCATCGAGGGGGAGAAGTGA
- a CDS encoding DUF3037 domain-containing protein — translation MSERDVFEYALLRVVPRIERGECFNAGVLVYCRAKSFVAARTHLDEGKLRALDPQADVVGVRAALGAVEGVCAGGKSAGQAAVDDAGRRFRWLIAPRSTVVQPGPVHTGLTADPGAEVERLLDLLVR, via the coding sequence GTGAGTGAGCGGGACGTCTTCGAGTACGCGCTGCTGAGGGTCGTACCGCGGATCGAACGCGGTGAGTGCTTCAACGCCGGCGTCCTGGTGTACTGCCGTGCCAAGTCCTTCGTCGCGGCGCGAACACATCTGGACGAGGGCAAGCTGCGGGCCCTGGACCCCCAGGCCGACGTGGTCGGGGTGCGGGCCGCGCTGGGTGCCGTGGAAGGGGTCTGTGCGGGCGGGAAATCCGCGGGTCAGGCGGCTGTGGATGATGCCGGGCGGCGCTTTCGCTGGCTGATCGCGCCGCGCTCGACGGTGGTCCAGCCGGGGCCCGTGCACACGGGTCTCACCGCTGATCCGGGGGCCGAGGTGGAGCGACTGCTCGACCTGCTGGTCAGGTAA
- a CDS encoding LysR family transcriptional regulator yields MLNLERLRTLDALARHGSVSGAAEGLHVTTSAVSQQMSKLEREVGQQLLAKNGRGVRLTDAGQLLADHAARILSQVELAQSDLEAQRGQVVGELRLSAFPTAARGLFPAALAMLRAEHPGLRLRSCELEPEAGVAGVVCGDLDLAVVLDWYNKPMPLPDGLVKAAILDDPADVAMPVGHPLAGRREVDLGEFAEDEWITWGEGEFCHEWLMFTLRSKGGEPCVGHRAAETHTQLALVAAGLGVCIAPLLGRHPVPAGVVTVPLRQRVRRHVYVVWRADADRRPSIRAAVEALRVVGRGVGVG; encoded by the coding sequence ATGTTGAACCTGGAGCGCCTGCGCACCCTCGACGCCCTCGCACGGCACGGCTCGGTCAGCGGGGCGGCCGAGGGGCTGCATGTGACGACGTCGGCCGTCTCACAGCAGATGTCCAAGCTGGAGCGGGAAGTGGGGCAGCAGCTCCTCGCCAAGAACGGGCGGGGCGTACGGCTCACCGACGCCGGACAGCTGCTCGCCGACCATGCCGCGCGCATCCTGTCCCAGGTCGAGCTGGCCCAGTCGGACCTTGAGGCGCAGCGCGGGCAGGTGGTGGGCGAACTACGGCTGTCGGCGTTTCCGACCGCCGCGCGCGGACTGTTCCCGGCCGCGCTCGCGATGCTGCGTGCGGAGCACCCCGGGTTGCGGTTGCGCTCGTGCGAGCTCGAACCGGAGGCCGGGGTCGCCGGGGTGGTGTGCGGGGACCTGGATCTGGCGGTCGTGCTCGACTGGTACAACAAGCCGATGCCGCTGCCCGACGGTCTGGTGAAGGCGGCGATCCTCGACGACCCGGCGGACGTGGCGATGCCGGTCGGTCATCCGCTCGCCGGCCGGCGCGAGGTGGACCTCGGGGAGTTCGCCGAGGACGAGTGGATCACGTGGGGCGAGGGCGAGTTCTGCCACGAGTGGCTGATGTTCACGCTGCGCTCCAAGGGGGGCGAGCCGTGCGTCGGGCATCGGGCGGCGGAGACGCACACGCAGCTGGCGCTGGTCGCGGCGGGGCTCGGCGTGTGCATCGCCCCGTTGCTGGGCCGGCACCCTGTGCCCGCCGGAGTCGTCACCGTCCCGCTGCGGCAGCGTGTGCGTCGGCATGTGTACGTGGTCTGGCGCGCGGATGCGGATCGACGGCCGTCGATCCGTGCGGCGGTCGAGGCGTTGCGGGTGGTGGGGCGGGGGGTGGGCGTGGGGTGA